From Coleofasciculaceae cyanobacterium, the proteins below share one genomic window:
- a CDS encoding Arc family DNA-binding protein: MPTITSKNIPDPLYEKLKESARLHHRSLNSEIIYCVERTLNIHKIDVDEHLRIARQLRTKTTKHLLTDRQLDEAIDRGRP, encoded by the coding sequence ATGCCAACAATCACTTCAAAAAATATTCCCGACCCTCTTTACGAAAAACTGAAAGAATCTGCTCGTCTCCATCACCGTAGCTTAAATAGCGAAATTATATACTGTGTTGAACGTACACTTAACATTCATAAAATTGATGTTGATGAGCATCTTCGTATCGCTCGCCAACTGAGAACGAAAACAACCAAGCATCTGCTTACAGATCGACAGCTTGACGAAGCTATAGATCGAGGTAGACCGTGA
- a CDS encoding NHLP bacteriocin system secretion protein — MNGKTVRPIASPSDNISNPQKIRVLIVDDQNSVRQRLKLLLEPEADLEIVGIAEDGAIAIKQVESLQPDVVLIDLEMPEMNGVKATKIISKRFPDCRILVLSSHDTNEYLNQAMDAGAKGYLLKNTPAAELHNAIRSIYKGYSHLSPGLWEKIRQADRSTSEPAKPEPQKIAQANAQESKLFRQKSLERLASPEKLDQLMQVVNPKSWLPLVTLGSIVAAAVGWSVYGKIPVTVEGRGVLIYPSKVVPVQAKSAGQLLELKIEPGDRVKKGEVIATVAQIDLRKQLELAQAKLVQLQGQDRDVDLLQAQRSDRDIESISEQRQALAQKWEILAELTPTLRDKGLVSIKRDRTSLERRLQILRELMPTYKKRLVVRKNLFKQGAISDDVLLQARQEYFDNIAQINEADSQLKQLDFKEADALKEYLSNLNEIKNIKAQLQELQSKKANIAQQDWETSTNRTKEIQEAEREINQLSEQIKDNSQIVSQHAGKILEITTNLGQVVQAGTRIANIDIDNPTDKMVGITYFPVEDGKKIQPDMTIQITPQTIKRERFGGIVSNVNKISSFPITKEAAVSVVGNPEVVEGLVSKDQPGLMQVSASLQTDADTFSGYKWSSSAGPNLKISPGTTTSARVKIDERSPISYVIPLLRSVSGIY; from the coding sequence GTGAATGGAAAAACTGTTCGACCAATTGCATCTCCTTCCGACAATATTTCTAATCCCCAAAAAATCCGCGTCCTAATTGTTGATGACCAAAATTCAGTCCGTCAGCGACTTAAGCTTTTACTCGAACCTGAAGCAGATTTAGAAATAGTAGGTATCGCTGAAGATGGCGCGATCGCGATTAAACAAGTAGAGTCTTTGCAGCCTGATGTAGTTCTGATCGATCTGGAAATGCCTGAGATGAACGGAGTTAAGGCGACCAAGATTATCTCAAAACGTTTCCCCGACTGTCGGATTTTGGTGCTTAGTTCCCATGATACTAATGAATATCTAAATCAGGCTATGGATGCGGGGGCAAAGGGTTATTTACTTAAAAATACTCCCGCAGCCGAATTACATAACGCTATTCGTTCTATATATAAAGGATATTCTCACTTAAGTCCTGGACTATGGGAAAAAATTCGTCAAGCCGATCGCTCTACTTCAGAACCTGCTAAACCCGAACCGCAAAAGATTGCCCAAGCTAATGCTCAAGAAAGCAAGCTGTTTCGGCAAAAATCTTTAGAACGCCTAGCTTCTCCTGAAAAACTCGACCAGTTGATGCAGGTGGTCAATCCCAAAAGCTGGCTGCCTTTGGTTACTCTCGGTTCAATTGTTGCAGCAGCAGTGGGTTGGAGTGTTTACGGTAAGATTCCTGTAACGGTAGAAGGTCGAGGGGTCTTAATTTATCCCAGTAAAGTTGTACCAGTTCAGGCGAAAAGTGCGGGACAGCTACTAGAACTCAAGATTGAACCAGGAGATCGAGTAAAAAAAGGAGAGGTAATTGCTACTGTAGCGCAGATCGATCTCCGCAAGCAGCTAGAATTAGCCCAAGCTAAATTAGTTCAGTTACAGGGACAAGATCGTGATGTTGATTTGCTGCAAGCTCAAAGGAGCGATCGCGACATCGAGTCTATCTCCGAACAGCGTCAGGCTTTAGCACAAAAATGGGAAATTTTGGCCGAACTTACTCCTACTTTAAGAGATAAAGGATTAGTCTCGATAAAACGCGATCGCACCTCTTTAGAAAGGCGTCTACAAATTCTGCGGGAATTGATGCCTACCTATAAAAAAAGACTGGTAGTAAGAAAAAATTTATTTAAACAAGGAGCGATTTCTGATGATGTACTACTACAGGCGCGACAGGAATATTTTGATAATATCGCTCAGATAAATGAAGCCGATTCTCAACTCAAGCAGCTAGATTTTAAAGAAGCAGATGCGTTAAAAGAATATCTTTCTAATTTAAACGAAATTAAAAATATTAAAGCTCAATTACAGGAACTCCAGAGTAAAAAAGCTAATATCGCCCAACAAGATTGGGAAACTTCGACAAACCGCACTAAGGAAATACAGGAAGCAGAGCGAGAAATAAACCAATTATCCGAGCAAATCAAAGACAACAGCCAGATTGTCAGTCAACACGCTGGAAAAATCCTCGAAATTACGACTAATCTCGGTCAGGTAGTTCAGGCAGGAACACGCATTGCCAATATCGACATCGACAATCCAACAGACAAAATGGTCGGGATTACTTATTTCCCTGTCGAGGATGGTAAAAAAATTCAGCCAGACATGACAATTCAGATTACCCCGCAAACAATTAAGCGCGAACGCTTTGGCGGTATTGTGAGTAACGTTAATAAAATCTCGTCTTTTCCCATTACTAAAGAAGCTGCTGTCAGTGTCGTCGGCAATCCCGAAGTGGTTGAAGGCTTAGTGTCTAAAGACCAACCAGGACTAATGCAGGTGTCTGCTAGTCTGCAAACCGATGCTGATACTTTTAGCGGTTATAAATGGTCTTCTTCTGCTGGTCCTAACTTAAAGATTTCCCCTGGAACTACGACGAGCGCTCGTGTCAAAATTGATGAGCGATCGCCTATTAGCTATGTTATTCCTTTGTTGAGGTCGGTCAGTGGTATCTACTAG
- a CDS encoding MinD/ParA family protein, giving the protein MCKIVSVHSFRGGTGKSNMVANVAATMTQQGHKVGIVDTDIQSPGIHVIFGLDEDRMDRSLNDYLWGNCDVQEAAYDVTRVFNSEPVNGKLYLIPSSIKAGEIARVLREGYDVGRLNDGFQELIRCLDLDYLVIDTHPGLNEETLLSIAISDVLVVILRPDRQDFQGTAVTVDVARKLQVPKMLLVVNKVLLTYDFEALKTKMQDSYKTDVAGIVALSEDIIHLASSDVFCLRYPNHAFSQTVREISQQIVSKPEPVLAGGVLGNR; this is encoded by the coding sequence ATGTGCAAAATAGTTTCAGTTCACTCATTCCGTGGCGGTACTGGCAAATCAAACATGGTGGCTAACGTCGCTGCAACCATGACTCAACAGGGACACAAAGTCGGAATTGTCGACACCGATATTCAATCCCCTGGTATTCACGTCATTTTCGGTCTAGACGAAGATCGAATGGATCGCTCTCTCAACGATTATCTCTGGGGAAACTGCGATGTTCAAGAGGCAGCTTATGACGTTACTCGCGTCTTCAATTCCGAACCAGTCAATGGCAAGCTTTATCTAATTCCTTCAAGTATCAAGGCGGGAGAAATTGCCCGTGTTTTACGCGAAGGCTATGACGTAGGTAGATTAAACGACGGCTTTCAAGAACTAATTCGCTGTCTCGATCTAGATTATCTCGTGATCGATACTCATCCTGGTTTAAACGAGGAAACTTTACTGTCGATCGCTATTTCCGATGTCTTAGTCGTGATTCTTCGTCCAGATCGTCAAGATTTCCAAGGTACTGCGGTAACGGTAGACGTAGCTCGTAAATTACAAGTACCCAAGATGTTGCTAGTGGTTAATAAAGTACTACTTACTTATGACTTTGAGGCATTAAAAACCAAAATGCAGGACAGCTATAAAACAGATGTAGCAGGAATTGTTGCCCTATCTGAAGATATCATTCATCTCGCCAGTAGCGATGTCTTCTGTTTGCGCTATCCTAACCACGCTTTTAGTCAGACAGTCAGAGAAATTTCCCAACAAATTGTCAGCAAGCCCGAACCCGTTCTGGCGGGAGGAGTTTTAGGTAATAGGTAG
- a CDS encoding cyclic nucleotide-binding domain-containing protein, whose protein sequence is MTEVLLKELNNSDIDWLLGTGRRQDLAAGTQLVQAGQPLDCLHILIEGSLVSTVPQIDNNPLARAFAALDDGHTAGVEIARLSSGEVVGEMSLINLRPPATTVTAIASSQVLSIPLLQLEAKLESDIDFAARFYRALAILLSDKLETIITRLGRTKLAPDSSIKDVLFLFGELNDSDLDWFIANGDRQKFAVNTTLVKEGGAVDALHILLSGQISLSVTEDDRNPLTRIFAAIEDNLHPAIEIARLSKGEMVGETAFIDGRLPATTATITKETITLSISRSLLSAKLQQDIGFTARFYRTISALSADRLQGMLTRLAHSRRLYHKGQSLNESEEYADELNGVALDRMALAGKRFDWMLEQSKAS, encoded by the coding sequence ATGACAGAAGTTTTACTAAAAGAATTAAATAATAGCGATATTGATTGGTTGCTAGGAACTGGTCGTCGTCAAGATCTAGCTGCGGGGACTCAACTGGTGCAAGCGGGACAACCTTTAGATTGTTTGCACATTTTAATTGAGGGAAGTTTAGTGTCCACCGTACCCCAAATAGATAACAATCCTTTAGCTCGTGCTTTTGCTGCCCTCGATGACGGACATACTGCTGGAGTAGAAATCGCTCGCTTATCCAGTGGCGAAGTAGTTGGCGAAATGTCTTTGATTAATCTGCGTCCTCCTGCTACTACAGTTACGGCGATCGCCAGTTCACAAGTCTTGTCTATTCCTCTGCTGCAACTAGAAGCCAAGTTAGAGTCAGATATTGATTTTGCAGCCCGTTTTTATCGAGCGCTCGCCATTTTACTATCTGATAAACTGGAAACTATTATTACCCGCCTCGGACGCACTAAACTCGCTCCTGATAGTTCAATTAAAGACGTACTGTTTCTATTTGGCGAACTCAATGACAGTGACCTCGACTGGTTTATTGCCAATGGCGATCGCCAGAAGTTTGCTGTTAATACAACTTTGGTCAAGGAAGGTGGTGCGGTAGATGCTCTTCATATTCTTCTTAGCGGTCAAATATCTTTGTCCGTTACCGAAGACGATCGCAATCCCTTAACTCGCATCTTTGCTGCGATCGAAGATAATTTACATCCAGCTATAGAAATAGCCAGACTTTCTAAAGGTGAAATGGTAGGAGAAACTGCCTTTATCGATGGTCGTTTACCTGCTACAACTGCTACAATTACCAAAGAAACTATAACCCTATCTATATCTCGCTCTTTGTTGTCTGCCAAACTACAGCAAGATATTGGTTTTACCGCCCGCTTTTACCGCACTATTTCGGCATTATCCGCAGATAGACTACAGGGAATGTTAACTCGATTAGCTCATAGCAGACGACTATATCACAAAGGGCAGTCTTTAAATGAATCGGAAGAATATGCCGATGAATTAAACGGTGTTGCTCTAGACCGCATGGCATTAGCAGGAAAACGATTTGACTGGATGCTCGAACAATCAAAAGCAAGTTAA
- a CDS encoding NHLP family bacteriocin export ABC transporter peptidase/permease/ATPase subunit, producing MVSTSSTLTRFNPRQYIQKLLPSRRRVKTPTLLQMEAVECGAAALGIIMYYLGRIVPLPELRRECGVSRDGSKASNMLKAARRYGLEAKGFKKELTQLRELPLPYIVFWNFNHFLVVEGWGKEKVYLNDPATGPCTISLQEFDEAYTGVVLVMQPGEEFKRGGRKTSMVLALWSRLKGTTGALAYCLLAGFLLTLVGLVVPVFTQIFVDEILIQGRQQWLRPLLLAMAIAAILQGALTLLRLRYLRRLKIKLAVGMSSRFLWHILRLPISFYAQRFAGEISNRTSLNDQVADILSGQLASTVIDTVMLGFYVIVMSQYDWALTAIVVTFALINVITLQSISRQRKDANQRLIQDYGKAAGASIAALQSIETLKASGLESDFFARWSGYYTKAINSQQELGVTNQTLSVLPVLLSALSAAFLLAVGGLRVMDGHLSIGMLIAFQGMMQNFQQPVDSLVSFGRTLQELDGNLIRLDDVLDNPTDPQLEQRSEDQSESTFTPKLEGHLELKNLTFGYSRLEAALIENFSLKVKPGQRIALVGGSGSGKSTIAKMVSGLYESWSGEILLDGKPKSEISTQLLTNSLAMVEQDILMFEGTVKDNLTLWDTTVPDKYIKQACQDAAIDDVVQSLPGGYNAELAEGAANLSGGQRQRLEIARALVNNPSILIMDEATSALDSETEKIVDRNLRRRGCTCLIVAHRLSTIRDCDEIIVLDRGKVVQRGTHEELWQQEGVYARLIKSGSG from the coding sequence GTGGTATCTACTAGTTCTACTTTAACTCGATTCAATCCTCGGCAGTATATACAAAAATTGCTGCCGTCTCGTCGTCGCGTCAAAACTCCTACACTGCTACAGATGGAAGCAGTTGAATGTGGTGCTGCTGCTTTGGGAATTATTATGTACTATCTCGGTCGCATTGTACCCCTGCCAGAACTAAGGCGGGAATGCGGTGTGTCTAGGGATGGTTCAAAAGCTTCTAATATGCTCAAAGCTGCCAGACGCTATGGACTGGAAGCAAAAGGCTTTAAAAAAGAACTGACCCAGTTGCGAGAACTCCCCCTACCCTACATCGTATTTTGGAACTTCAATCACTTTTTGGTAGTTGAAGGCTGGGGTAAAGAGAAAGTATATCTCAACGACCCCGCTACAGGGCCCTGTACGATCTCTCTCCAGGAATTTGATGAAGCATACACTGGTGTAGTGCTGGTGATGCAGCCAGGGGAGGAATTTAAGCGTGGTGGTCGCAAGACGAGTATGGTGCTGGCTTTGTGGTCGCGTCTGAAGGGGACTACGGGTGCGTTAGCTTACTGTTTACTAGCAGGATTTTTGCTGACCTTAGTGGGGTTGGTAGTTCCCGTATTTACCCAGATATTTGTCGATGAAATCTTGATTCAAGGACGACAACAATGGTTACGTCCTTTGCTTTTGGCAATGGCGATCGCCGCAATTCTTCAGGGTGCATTAACTTTACTACGGCTACGCTATTTACGTCGTCTCAAGATTAAGCTAGCTGTAGGTATGTCTAGCCGTTTTCTCTGGCATATTTTAAGGCTACCCATCAGTTTTTATGCCCAGAGGTTTGCAGGAGAAATTAGCAATCGTACCAGCTTAAACGACCAGGTTGCCGATATTCTTTCTGGACAGTTGGCAAGTACGGTAATTGATACGGTGATGCTGGGTTTTTATGTCATAGTCATGAGTCAATATGACTGGGCATTAACGGCGATCGTCGTTACCTTTGCCCTAATTAACGTCATTACCCTACAATCGATTTCCCGACAACGTAAAGATGCCAATCAGCGATTAATTCAAGACTACGGTAAAGCAGCAGGTGCGTCGATCGCAGCCCTACAAAGCATTGAAACTCTCAAGGCTTCAGGGTTGGAGTCAGATTTCTTTGCCCGTTGGTCGGGATACTATACCAAAGCGATTAATTCTCAGCAGGAATTGGGAGTTACCAATCAAACTCTATCGGTTTTGCCCGTACTGTTATCTGCCCTTTCAGCAGCTTTTTTACTGGCAGTAGGCGGATTGCGAGTCATGGACGGACACCTAAGTATTGGGATGCTAATCGCTTTTCAAGGCATGATGCAAAACTTCCAGCAGCCCGTTGACAGTTTAGTCAGCTTTGGCAGAACTCTACAAGAGTTGGATGGTAATTTAATTCGCTTAGATGATGTTTTAGATAATCCTACCGATCCTCAGCTAGAACAAAGAAGCGAAGACCAGTCCGAATCAACATTTACGCCTAAGTTAGAGGGACACCTGGAACTAAAAAATCTCACTTTTGGCTATAGTCGCCTTGAAGCAGCTTTAATCGAAAACTTTAGCCTCAAAGTCAAGCCAGGACAACGAATTGCCCTCGTTGGGGGGAGTGGTTCGGGAAAATCTACCATTGCCAAGATGGTTAGCGGACTATACGAATCTTGGTCGGGAGAAATATTACTCGACGGTAAACCCAAAAGCGAAATTTCCACTCAGCTATTAACTAACTCACTGGCAATGGTCGAACAGGATATTTTGATGTTTGAAGGCACGGTGAAAGACAACTTAACCTTGTGGGACACTACCGTCCCCGATAAATATATTAAACAGGCTTGCCAAGATGCAGCAATTGATGATGTGGTTCAGTCTCTACCTGGGGGATATAATGCCGAACTCGCCGAAGGTGCAGCCAATCTCAGTGGTGGTCAACGACAGCGATTAGAAATTGCCCGCGCTTTGGTTAATAATCCTTCGATCCTAATTATGGATGAAGCCACTAGTGCCTTAGATTCGGAAACCGAAAAGATTGTCGATCGCAACCTGCGACGTAGGGGATGCACCTGTCTAATTGTGGCACACCGCCTCAGTACCATCCGCGACTGCGATGAAATTATCGTTCTCGATCGCGGAAAGGTAGTCCAAAGAGGCACTCATGAAGAGTTATGGCAACAAGAAGGGGTATATGCACGGTTGATTAAGAGTGGGTCAGGATAA